A stretch of the Pirellulales bacterium genome encodes the following:
- a CDS encoding PAS domain S-box protein encodes MLEILNHPLDTSGFTPLWESESWSAALGWLHIFSDVAMWLAFLAIPAMLFYLASRRRQAPFRRAFILSGAFILGCGAVCLLDAVMFWWPAYRLLGLAKLATAVVSWATVVALVPVVPRVLALRSPQEFERELAERRAMERALRESEAQYRELFENANDIVYLHDLKGRFTAANKAAMQATGYSRQELLGMNVDELIVPEHRELAHKMTAQKLAGHSGSSYELVIRTKDGRHRIVDVHSRLVTRDGAPVCVQGIARDVTDREEAARSLRASEARFRGLLESAPDAMVIVDGGGAIKMVSSQAEQMFGYRRDELLGRPVAMLFDEPLGLDDIAMQVRVAQEIHGHPSAGKLPSQGLRCDGTELPVEVSLSRFETEEGVVVIAAVRDVTEQRRAQERLAQQAEDFARSNAELEQFAYVASHDLQEPLRMVASYCQLLQRRYQGKLDADADDFINFAVDGARRMQVLINDLLAYSRAGRREQSLVATDCALVLDDVIANLQAAIIEHGAEITHDPLPTVRADRAHLLQILQNLVGNALKFSEHRPQVHVAATRQDDKWHFSVRDNGIGIAPEYTDRIFEIFKRLHGWGEYPGTGIGLAVCKKLVERHGGRIWVESTPGQGSTFHFTLPACEGTAT; translated from the coding sequence ATGCTTGAGATACTGAACCACCCGCTCGATACCTCGGGCTTCACGCCGCTCTGGGAGAGCGAGTCGTGGAGCGCAGCGCTGGGATGGCTACATATCTTCTCGGACGTCGCGATGTGGCTGGCTTTTCTCGCCATTCCAGCGATGCTTTTCTACCTGGCGTCGCGCCGAAGGCAGGCTCCTTTTCGCCGGGCTTTCATCCTTTCCGGGGCGTTCATCTTAGGCTGCGGCGCGGTCTGTCTGCTGGATGCGGTCATGTTCTGGTGGCCGGCGTATCGTCTCTTGGGGTTGGCTAAACTGGCCACGGCCGTCGTCTCCTGGGCCACGGTCGTCGCGCTGGTGCCGGTCGTGCCGCGCGTCCTGGCGCTACGGTCGCCGCAGGAGTTCGAGCGCGAATTGGCTGAACGCCGCGCCATGGAACGCGCGCTGCGCGAAAGCGAGGCGCAATACCGTGAATTGTTCGAGAACGCCAACGACATCGTCTACTTGCACGACCTGAAAGGGCGATTCACTGCGGCCAATAAGGCCGCGATGCAGGCCACGGGCTACAGTCGGCAAGAGCTACTCGGCATGAACGTCGACGAACTGATTGTTCCCGAGCATCGCGAACTGGCCCACAAGATGACCGCGCAAAAACTAGCGGGGCACTCGGGCTCGTCGTACGAATTAGTAATCCGCACCAAGGACGGTCGACACCGCATCGTGGATGTTCACAGCCGGTTGGTGACGCGCGACGGGGCGCCGGTTTGTGTCCAGGGCATTGCCCGCGATGTTACGGACCGTGAAGAGGCGGCCCGTTCGCTACGCGCGAGCGAAGCGCGCTTTCGCGGACTGCTTGAATCGGCGCCGGATGCAATGGTCATCGTCGATGGCGGCGGCGCCATCAAGATGGTCAGTTCTCAGGCCGAGCAAATGTTCGGCTATCGCCGCGACGAATTGCTAGGTCGTCCGGTGGCCATGCTGTTCGACGAACCGCTTGGTCTCGACGACATCGCCATGCAGGTCCGGGTCGCACAAGAAATCCATGGCCATCCAAGCGCCGGCAAGCTACCGTCGCAAGGTTTGCGTTGCGATGGGACCGAATTGCCCGTCGAGGTCAGTCTCAGTCGGTTCGAGACCGAAGAGGGGGTCGTTGTGATTGCCGCGGTGCGTGACGTCACCGAGCAGCGCCGCGCCCAGGAGCGACTCGCCCAGCAGGCCGAAGACTTCGCTCGCTCGAACGCCGAGCTGGAGCAATTCGCCTACGTGGCCTCGCACGATTTACAGGAACCGTTGCGGATGGTGGCCAGTTACTGCCAATTGTTGCAGCGCCGGTACCAGGGGAAGCTCGACGCCGATGCCGATGATTTCATCAATTTCGCCGTCGATGGTGCGCGGCGCATGCAGGTCCTAATCAACGATTTGCTCGCCTACTCGCGCGCTGGCCGCCGCGAGCAGTCGCTCGTGGCCACCGATTGTGCCCTGGTGCTGGACGACGTGATCGCTAATTTGCAGGCGGCGATTATCGAGCATGGCGCGGAAATCACCCACGATCCGCTCCCCACGGTCCGGGCCGATCGGGCCCACCTGCTGCAAATCCTGCAGAACCTGGTCGGCAATGCGCTCAAGTTCTCGGAACATCGGCCGCAGGTTCACGTGGCCGCAACTCGGCAGGACGACAAATGGCACTTTTCGGTCCGCGACAACGGCATCGGCATCGCACCGGAATACACGGATCGCATCTTCGAAATCTTCAAGCGGCTGCACGGTTGGGGTGAATACCCCGGAACCGGAATCGGGCTGGCCGTCTGTAAAAAACTGGTCGAACGACATGGCGGGCGGATTTGGGTGGAATCAACGCCTGGCCAGGGAAGCACTTTCCATTTCACTTTGCCCGCCTGCGAAGGAACCGCGACATGA
- a CDS encoding ATP-binding protein, whose protein sequence is MHSIRLLLIEDNPADVRLTREALVDSTATPLVVEHCPTLDAGLRRLTESGVDCVLLDLELPDSRGLDTFRAIHDAVPHLPVIILSSCDNDDLALRAVQAGAQDYLPKGEVTGPLLVRCVRYALERKKAQRQTMALNSELERRVRERTRELACVNQELEAFSYSVAHDLRRPLRAIDGFSAALGETCGGKLDPQERNYFDRIRGACMHMDHLIDALLTIARLSHLELRHERVDLSEIAEEIVRELRRRDPTRVVQAVVTEGLTVFGDPHLLTAVVENLLANAWKFTRHRTDGLIEFSGLPDGDDRVFYIRDNGVGFDMAYANKLFQPFERLHLESEFEGLGVGLTTVQRIVRRHGGHVWAEGAVDQGATFFFALQKETAHHEFREQDCIAS, encoded by the coding sequence ATGCACTCCATCCGATTATTGTTGATCGAGGATAATCCGGCCGATGTCCGGCTGACGCGCGAAGCGCTCGTCGATTCCACGGCGACGCCACTGGTGGTCGAGCATTGCCCGACTCTCGACGCCGGCTTGCGACGATTAACCGAAAGCGGCGTCGATTGCGTGCTGCTCGATCTCGAGTTGCCTGATAGCCGCGGGCTCGACACCTTCCGCGCCATTCACGACGCGGTCCCCCATTTACCGGTCATCATCCTCTCGTCGTGCGATAACGACGACCTGGCACTGCGCGCCGTACAGGCAGGCGCCCAGGATTATTTGCCCAAGGGCGAGGTCACCGGCCCGCTGCTGGTGCGTTGTGTGCGTTACGCACTCGAACGAAAAAAAGCACAGCGGCAAACCATGGCGCTCAACTCCGAACTCGAGCGGCGCGTGCGCGAACGCACGCGCGAGCTGGCATGTGTCAATCAAGAGCTCGAGGCCTTCAGCTATTCGGTCGCGCACGACCTACGCCGGCCGCTGCGCGCCATCGATGGCTTTAGCGCTGCGCTGGGCGAAACATGCGGAGGCAAACTCGATCCGCAGGAGCGAAATTATTTCGATCGGATCCGCGGCGCCTGCATGCACATGGATCATTTAATCGACGCGCTGTTGACGATCGCCCGCCTGTCGCATCTTGAGCTACGGCACGAGCGCGTCGATCTGAGCGAAATCGCCGAGGAAATCGTGCGCGAGTTGCGGCGGCGCGATCCAACGCGCGTCGTGCAAGCGGTCGTCACCGAGGGGCTCACTGTTTTTGGCGATCCACATTTGTTGACGGCCGTGGTGGAAAACCTGCTGGCCAACGCCTGGAAGTTCACGCGCCATCGCACCGACGGGCTGATCGAATTCTCCGGGCTGCCCGACGGTGACGACCGAGTGTTTTACATTCGCGATAACGGCGTCGGCTTCGACATGGCCTACGCCAACAAACTGTTCCAGCCTTTCGAGCGGTTGCACCTGGAAAGCGAATTCGAAGGGCTCGGCGTCGGCTTGACCACCGTTCAACGCATCGTGCGCCGCCACGGCGGCCACGTATGGGCCGAAGGGGCCGTCGACCAAGGGGCCACGTTCTTCTTCGCCTTGCAAAAAGAGACGGCACATCATGAATTTCGCGAACAAGACTGTATTGCTAGTTGA
- a CDS encoding response regulator, with protein sequence MNFANKTVLLVEDDANDEELFRLALAHANIDCHVDVVRHGEDLLEYLFAHAGRAGQEKKRPPDLILLDLKLPKLNGLQVLQILKNAAHAEPTVWPIVVFTSSDDDRDIASSYGLGALSYVRKPVAHGRFVETVQETVLYWLGINQPIPPRAPRSTAHSVEHAVPGR encoded by the coding sequence ATGAATTTCGCGAACAAGACTGTATTGCTAGTTGAAGACGACGCCAACGACGAGGAACTATTCCGCCTCGCGCTCGCGCACGCCAATATTGATTGTCACGTCGACGTCGTCCGCCACGGCGAAGATCTGCTTGAATACCTGTTTGCGCATGCCGGTCGGGCAGGGCAGGAAAAGAAGAGGCCCCCCGACCTGATCCTCTTGGATCTTAAGTTGCCCAAGCTGAATGGCCTGCAGGTTCTGCAAATCTTGAAGAATGCCGCGCATGCCGAGCCAACGGTCTGGCCGATCGTGGTGTTCACGTCATCCGACGACGATAGGGATATTGCCTCGTCCTACGGTCTCGGCGCGCTCAGTTACGTACGCAAGCCGGTTGCGCACGGCCGATTCGTGGAGACCGTACAAGAAACAGTGCTGTACTGGCTGGGCATCAACCAGCCGATCCCGCCGCGGGCGCCCCGGTCCACGGCCCATTCCGTCGAACACGCCGTCCCCGGACGGTAA
- a CDS encoding response regulator yields MNDGFRATPIEILLIEDNPGDVRLTQEVLRDGKVRNTLRVAGDGVQALAMLRREGSYSDAPRPDVILLDLNLPKKDGRSVLAEIKADPQLHRIPVVILTTSKAEEDVLKSYELNANCYITKPVDLDQFINVVRMIENFWLTIVVLPPASANAK; encoded by the coding sequence ATGAACGATGGCTTCAGGGCCACGCCGATCGAGATCTTGTTGATCGAGGATAATCCTGGTGATGTACGGCTGACGCAAGAAGTGCTGCGCGACGGCAAAGTCCGCAACACGCTGCGCGTAGCCGGCGATGGGGTGCAGGCCCTGGCCATGTTGCGGCGCGAAGGGAGTTACAGCGATGCGCCCCGGCCGGATGTCATCTTGCTGGACTTGAATCTGCCGAAGAAAGACGGCCGCTCGGTGCTGGCGGAAATCAAAGCCGATCCGCAATTGCACCGCATTCCGGTGGTGATTCTCACCACGTCCAAGGCCGAGGAGGACGTGTTGAAGAGCTACGAGCTGAATGCCAACTGCTACATCACCAAGCCGGTCGACCTGGATCAATTTATCAACGTGGTGCGCATGATCGAAAATTTCTGGCTGACGATCGTCGTGCTGCCCCCAGCGAGCGCGAACGCGAAATAA
- a CDS encoding division/cell wall cluster transcriptional repressor MraZ, whose amino-acid sequence MVRDENLILGEERRTLDERFRLSIPQQFVAALGGEQATCILAKERLGCLSLWNQPQWQGKFTAGLDVIQGKLRAGKLESRLEEVQLLGRLLSTRHTEVALAGRARLLVPEGFRDFLRVESGGEVVLIGATVCLEIWNPTIWLEYLEQRMPKFRRLFDRLTG is encoded by the coding sequence ATGGTTAGGGATGAGAACCTGATCCTGGGAGAGGAACGACGAACTCTCGACGAGAGATTTCGTCTGTCCATTCCCCAGCAGTTTGTGGCCGCGTTGGGTGGAGAGCAAGCGACATGCATTCTTGCCAAGGAGCGGCTCGGCTGTCTCAGCTTGTGGAATCAGCCTCAATGGCAAGGGAAGTTCACGGCGGGGCTGGATGTCATTCAAGGAAAGCTACGGGCGGGCAAGCTCGAGTCGCGACTAGAGGAAGTACAACTCCTCGGCAGGCTCTTATCGACGCGACATACCGAGGTAGCATTGGCCGGCCGTGCGCGGCTGCTAGTGCCGGAAGGCTTTCGTGATTTTCTCCGCGTGGAGTCTGGCGGCGAGGTCGTGCTGATTGGCGCGACCGTCTGTTTAGAGATCTGGAATCCAACAATCTGGCTGGAGTACCTGGAACAGCGAATGCCCAAGTTCCGGAGACTATTCGATCGATTAACCGGCTAA
- a CDS encoding response regulator, whose product MNREVVGRPVEILLVEDNLGDVRLTEEALREGHVKHRLSVVRDGYEAIEFMHQQGIFAQVPRPDLILLDLGLPKMDGRQLLDHIKADVDLQQIPVVILTASEAHEDYLRGELANVDSYMTKPVEWDKFVAVIRQLKKSWLMKTLLAS is encoded by the coding sequence ATGAACCGCGAAGTCGTCGGTCGACCGGTGGAAATATTGCTTGTTGAGGACAATCTCGGAGATGTTCGACTAACCGAGGAGGCACTGCGCGAAGGGCACGTCAAGCATCGGCTGTCGGTGGTGCGCGACGGTTACGAAGCGATCGAATTCATGCACCAGCAGGGGATTTTCGCGCAGGTGCCAAGACCTGACCTGATACTGCTCGATCTTGGTTTGCCCAAGATGGACGGTCGACAACTGCTGGACCATATCAAAGCCGACGTAGACCTGCAGCAGATTCCGGTCGTAATCCTCACGGCGTCCGAAGCGCACGAAGACTATCTGCGCGGCGAGCTGGCCAACGTCGATTCTTATATGACCAAGCCCGTCGAATGGGATAAGTTCGTCGCCGTCATACGGCAGCTCAAGAAATCGTGGTTGATGAAGACGCTGCTGGCGTCTTGA